From Candidatus Eisenbacteria bacterium, a single genomic window includes:
- a CDS encoding OmpA family protein, with translation MKKFVVVALCSLLVLASVGCSTWTRQQKGAAIGVSAGGVLGGLIGHKAGNTAVGAILGAAVGGAAGAYIGNYMDKQAAEMEQDLAGAKIERVGEGIKVTFDSGLLFDVDKSTLRTASQEQLSKLAVILNKYPDTSILLEGHTDSTGTAEHNLQLSRSRSDSVASYLTSLGVNPARFSITGYGEDQPIAANSTIEGRQANRRVEVAIFANDKLKEVAKSKATG, from the coding sequence ATGAAAAAGTTCGTTGTTGTCGCTCTGTGTAGCCTGCTGGTTCTCGCGTCCGTCGGTTGCTCCACTTGGACCCGCCAACAGAAGGGGGCCGCCATCGGCGTTTCCGCCGGAGGCGTTCTCGGAGGGCTGATCGGACACAAGGCAGGAAACACCGCAGTCGGGGCCATACTCGGGGCCGCTGTTGGCGGCGCTGCAGGGGCCTACATAGGAAACTACATGGACAAACAGGCTGCCGAGATGGAGCAGGATCTTGCCGGCGCCAAGATCGAGAGAGTCGGCGAAGGTATCAAGGTCACGTTTGACTCCGGCCTGCTGTTCGATGTGGACAAGTCGACCCTGAGAACCGCAAGCCAGGAGCAACTTTCGAAGCTCGCCGTAATTCTGAACAAGTATCCGGACACCAGCATCCTGCTCGAAGGTCACACTGATTCGACGGGCACGGCGGAACACAATCTCCAGTTGTCCCGCTCGAGGTCGGATTCGGTTGCGAGCTACCTCACCAGTCTGGGAGTCAATCCAGCCAGATTCTCTATCACGGGATATGGTGAGGACCAGCCGATCGCGGCTAATTCGACTATCGAAGGTCGCCAGGCGAACCGCAGGGTGGAAGTCGCCATCTTTGCCAACGACAAACTCAAGGAAGTGGCCAAGTCAAAAGCGACCGGA